The Zingiber officinale cultivar Zhangliang chromosome 10A, Zo_v1.1, whole genome shotgun sequence genome contains a region encoding:
- the LOC122026195 gene encoding cytochrome c-like, whose amino-acid sequence MASFGEAPPGDLKAGEKIFKTKCAQCHTVEKGAGHKQGPNLNGLFGRQSGTTAGYSYSAANKNMAVIWEEKTLYDYLLNPKKYIPGTKMVFPGLKKPQERADLIAYLKQATA is encoded by the exons ATGGCGTCGTTTGGGGAAGCTCCGCCGGGCGATCTCAAGGCCGGGGAGAAGATCTTTAAGACCAAATGCGCGCAGTGCCACACCGTGGAAAAGGGCGCCGGCCACAAGCAAG GGCCGAATTTGAACGGACTTTTCGGGAGACAATCTGGGACGACTGCAGGTTACTCTTACTCCGCTGCTAACAAGAACATGGCTGTGATATGGGAGGAGAAGACATTATACGATTACTTGCTTAACCCTAAGAAA TATATTCCTGGTACTAAGATGGTTTTTCCTGGTTTGAAGAAGCCGCAAGAGCGTGCGGATCTAATTGCTTATCTCAAACAGGCAACTGCCTAA